CAAATTTTATTTTACAGTAACAATAAAACAAAATTATTGACCGTTAGGTACAAAAAGGAGTATTCTATTAATGTTATCTATAAAATAAGAGGAGGATACGATTGAATAAACGCGGCAGACCCCGAGAGTTTGATTATTCCTCAATTGTAGATGTTGCAATGAAAACATTTTGGTTAAGAGGATATGAGGGGTGTTCTACACAAGATTTATGCAGTGATACAGGACTTGGAAAAGGAAGTTTATACAATACTTTCGGTAGTAAACATGAACTGTATAAACAAGTATTAGAACGCTACCATGAAATTGGGATTAGGGAACAAAAGAAATTGTTAGAGACTCCAATTCCAGTTAAAGAACGATTAAGTAATTTTTTTGAATGGGCATTGAAAGAAGACTTTGAGAATATTGATCAAAAAGGATGTTTATTGATTAATGCCAGTGTAGAACGTGCTAAAAACGATTTAATGGTACAAGAAATTTTCTCGAAGCATGTTGAACTTCTTAAACAAGCTATTGAAACAGTGATGGAGGAAGGATTGCAAACAGGTGAAATTTCAAAGAAGCAATCAGCTGAGGAATTAGCTAGTCTGCTTTTAAGCAGTTATTACGGATTCCGTGTTCTTAATGTATCGATGCAAAATCAGATGTTAGCTGAACAAGTTATCAAAGGAACAATGGAGTCTATTTTTGGCGCTTAGTGCGCTCTTTTTTCGCACTATTTTTGTACCGATTATTACAATAATGAATAAGGAGTTTTTTTATGCCATCGATTATTTATTTATTAGCTTTAGCAATCTTTTGTATGACTACATCAGAATTTATGGTTGCAGGTATGATGAATGAACTTGCTCTTGCATTCCAGGTTTCTGTATCATCTATTGGGTATTTAATTTCAGCTTATGCAGGAGCAATGGTAATAGGAGGCCCCATTTTAACTGCAATCCTCTTACGAATGCGCAGCAAACAAGCATTATTGTTTTTAATGTTCGTATTTTTAATTGGTCAATCGCTCGGAGCTATTGCTTGGAACTATGATATTATGATGATTTCACGTATTATAACTGGTATTGCTTCAGCTTCAGCTTTTGGAGTTGCGATTTCTTTTTCTGCGACATTGGTTCACTCTGATTCAAGAGGAAAAGCTGCATCAATTGTACTTGCAGGTTTAATGTTCGCAACTGTATTAGGTTTACCTATAACAACCGTTATTTCTCAATATTTTGGC
This genomic stretch from Lysinibacillus pakistanensis harbors:
- a CDS encoding TetR/AcrR family transcriptional regulator — encoded protein: MNKRGRPREFDYSSIVDVAMKTFWLRGYEGCSTQDLCSDTGLGKGSLYNTFGSKHELYKQVLERYHEIGIREQKKLLETPIPVKERLSNFFEWALKEDFENIDQKGCLLINASVERAKNDLMVQEIFSKHVELLKQAIETVMEEGLQTGEISKKQSAEELASLLLSSYYGFRVLNVSMQNQMLAEQVIKGTMESIFGA